In Caulobacter sp. X, the sequence CGGGCCTCGTCCTTGCGGCCCTGGCGCGCCAGGAAGACGGTGTAGCGGGCGACGCCCTCGAAGCCCGGATAGTGGTCGGCGGCCCAGCGCAGGGCGGTCTCGGCCTGTTCGTCGCGGGCCAGGGCCTGATAGACGCGGCCCAGGGCCAGCATGGTGTGGGGCGTGCGGCCCGCGTTGGGCGTCTCGCCCAGCTTCTCCAGCAGGGGGAGAGCCTCGCCCGGGCGGTTCAGCTCGATCAGCGCGTTGGCGCGGCCCAGCAATAGCTGGGGATCGTCGGCGTACATGCCCGTCAGGCTGTCGGCGTAGAGCCGTTCGGCCTCGGCGTGCTTTCCCAGTTCCGTGGCGGCCACCGCAAGGCGGACGCGGTTGGCGACGGTGGGCGCGTCATCGACGGCCTTGGCGGCTTCGCGGTACTCGCGCTGCGGGTCCAGAGCCTGTCGGGCGGCGGCGCCCACCTTGCGCGCGGTCCGGCCGCCCCAGAGCTGGGGTCCGATGACGGCGATGAAATAGACGAGCCCGCCGATCGGCTGGAACGCCAGGATGATCCACAGCCAGTACATCTGCTGGCCGGTGCGGACCACGTGGACGCACAGGGCGATGGCGATCAGGAGCGACAGGCCGAGAAGCGGCAGGGGCAGCGAGAACATCCTGGCGTCTTCTCCCGAGCGACCGGCGGCGTCAATCGTCGGATTTGGCGGGCTTCCTCGGATCGGCCTTCGGCGCGGGGGCCAGGCGCATGACCTCGGCCTGGTAGCGCTCGTCATCGCCGACGGCCGCGAAGGGGAGGGCGTCGGCGATCGCGTCCAGCATCGGGTCCAGCCACTGGTGCTCGACCTTGTGGAAGTCGCCCAGCACGTAGTGCATGACCGCGTCCTTATGGCCGGGGTGGCCCACGCCGATGCGGCCGCGGCGGAAGGCGTCGCCGACCTGGCTAGTCACCGAGCGGATCCCGTTGTTGCCGGCCGCCCCGCCGCCCGCCTTCATCCGGAAGCGCCCCGGGGCCATGTCGATCTCGTCGTGGAAGACGATCACGTCGGCGGGCTTGAGCTTGAAGAACTTCATGGCCTCGCCCACGGCGCGGCCGCTCTCGTTGTAATAGGTCTTGGGCTTGAGCAGGAGCAGCTTCACCGGCCCGTCGGGCGTGTTCACCTGGCCCTCGCAGGCCAGCCCCTGAAACCGCGCGCGCCACGGCGCCGTGCCCCACTTACGCGCCAGGGCGTCGACGGCCATGAAGCCGACGTTGTGGCGGTTCTTCTCGTACTTGGGCTCGGGATTGCCCAGGCCGGCGAGGATCAGCATCGCGGAGTTCTCAAGAGCACAAAGCAAAAAGGGCGGGCCCGAAAGCCCGCCCTTCTCAAATCAGATCGGAGATCCGACCGCCAGGCGATTAGCCTTCGGTCGTGGTGTCGCCGGCGTCCGACTGGGCGGCCGACGAGGCCTTGACGTTGGCGATCACGAAGTCGCGGTCCATGGCGGGCTTCACGCCGGCGGGCAGCTTGACTTCCGAGATGCGGATCACGTCGCCCAGGTCGTGGTTGGCCAGGTCGATGACCAGCTCTTCCGGGATCTGGTCGGCCGGGCAGGCCAGTTCGACGGTGTGACGGATGACTTCCAGCGTGCCGCCCTTCTTCAGGCCGACCGAGATGTCCTGGTTCTTGAAGTGAACCGGCACTTCGATCTTGATCAGCTGGTGCTCGTCGACGCGGTACAGGTCGAAGTGGATCGGCTCGTCGGTGACGGGGTGGAATTGCACGGCCTTGGCGATGACCGATTGCTTTTCTTCGCCGTATTGCAGCGTGACCAGGTGGCCCAGCAGCTTGCCGGTGTACAGCGACTTGCGGAATTCGTTGGCCTTCACGGCGATGTTCACCGGAGCCTTGCCGCCGCCGTACAGGACGCCGGGGACCTTGCCTTCGCGGCGGGTGGCGCGCGCGTTGCCGGTGCCGGCGCCGTCGCGGACTTCAACGTTCAGAATGATCTCGGCCATGAGGCTGTCTTTCTCGAGAGCCGTATGCTCTCGTCTATGACCCAGCGCCTATGGCCGTATCGCCACGCTCGCCCGGTCGTTTTGGGGTCGCGCTACATACACAAAAGGGCCGGGCGACGCAACGCCCGGCCCTTTCGCGCCTGAGGATCGGAAAATCAGCTCTTCTTGGCGGCGGGCTTCTTGCCGCCGGTCTTGGCCTTGCGGGAGTTGCTGCCCGCGCCCTTCACCGCGATCGACTCCTTGACCGGCAGCACGCGCGGCGCGTCGGGCGGCAGATCAGCGCCCGCGCCCTTGGCGATGCAGGCGCCGGTGTCGATCAGGATGTGCTGGCCCAGGCAGAAGACGTCCTCGTAGTGCGGCTTGGACACCGCCAGGCACTGATAGAGGTTGAGCTTGGCCATGTTCAGGCAATTGGCCGTGGCCCAGTCGCCGCTGAGCGCGTCGATGGAGGCCAGGTTGTTGTCGCCCGCCGCGCCGAGGGCGGCGAGGGCGGCCACGGCCAGGCCGCGGATCACGATCGGCTGGTAGGGGGCGGGCGCGGCGCGGGGCGTCAGGCCCAGGGACTGGCCGCCCAGCGAAGCCTGCTGCAGCACCGCGACATCGGCGCTTTCGGCCAGGGCCGGGGTGGCCGACAGGGTCTTGGCGGCGGCCAGGCGGCCGTCGCGATCGCTGACCACGCCCTTGGACCACGACGAGTGCTGCACGTCGTAGGCGGCCTGCTTCACCGCCTTGCCGGCCGTGTAGACCTTGAGGCCATCGCCGCCGATCTGGTCGATGATCAGGCCGGCGGCGCTGTCGGCGCCCTTGAAAACGGCCGCGTAGGACGGGTTGGAGAAGATGTTGTTGATCATCTCCTGGCGCTGGGCGGGATGGGCCGCGACCTCGCGCACCGAGGCGACGAAGGTGGGGTCCTGCAGGGCCAGGACGGCGGCGTAGGCTACCGCGCCGTTCATGAACGACTTCGGCTCATAGGCGGCGCCGACCTTCAGCGAGGCCTGGATCTGGTCGCCGTTCTGGAACGTCGGCGAGACGGCGGCGGCGCGGGCCATGTAGCCGCGGAAGGCGCTGGCGCGCTCGATCACCTGGGCCGAAAGCGTGATCGGCGGGGTGGGGGGCGGAGCCTGGACGACTGGCGGGGGCGGCGGCGGGGGCGGGGAGCTACAGGCGGCGATGATCGCCGTCAGCGCCACGGCGGTCGTCGCGACAACGACGCGCGTACGCGAAAAGGAACGCATTCTCGAACTTCCCCATCAGTCTTGGCAGGCCGGCTTGGCCGAAGCGCGTAGCAGCTCCGGCGGGCGGCATTGTGACTGTCGCTCCGTTAACCAAGCTTTTACAAGCGTGGCCGTGGTTTTCCGGGAATTGGGGGCGCGGCGATTAACCACGATCGCCGCCATGTCCTCTAGGGCCAGACGGGCCCTAGTCGAACAGCTTGGAAACCGACTCTTCGTTGGCGATCCGTCGGATGGCCTCGCCGATCAGCGGGGCGCACGAGACATAGCGGATCTTGGGGCAGGCCTTGGCGGGATCCGAGGCCTCGATCGAGTCGGTGACCACCAGCTCGGTCAGCACCGAATTGGCGACGCGATCGACCGCCGCGCCGGACAGGACGCCGTGGGTGATGTAGGCGCTGACCGACTTGGCGCCGTGGCTCATCAGGGCCTGGGCGGCGTTGCACAGGGTGCCGGCCGAGTCGGCGATGTCGTCGAACAGGATGCAGCGGCGGTCCTTGACGTCACCGATGATGTTCATGACTTCCGACTGGCCAGGGCCCGAGCGGCGCTTGTCGACGATGGCGAGGTCGGCGTCGTCCAGGCGCTTGGCCAGAGCCCGGGCGCGCACCACGCCCCCGACGTCCGGCGAGACGACCATCAGGTCGTCGCCCATCGGATAGTGCTTGCGGATGTCGTCGGCCATCAGGCGCGAGGGCAAGAGGTTGTCGGTCGGGATGTCGAAGAAGCCTTGGATCTGGCCCGCGTGCAGGTCCATGGTCAGGACGCGGTCGGCGCCCGAGCGGGTGATCAGATTGGCCACCAGCTTGGCCGAGATCGGCGTGCGGCCGCCGGTCTTCCGGTCCTGGCGGGCGTAGCCGAAGTAGGGCAGCACGGCCGTGATCCGCTTGCCCGACGCGCGCTTGAGGGCGTCGATGCAGATCAGGAGCTCCATCAGGTTGTCGTTGGCCGGATAGCTGGTCGACTGGATAACGAAGACGTCCTCGCCCCGCACGTTCTCGTCGATGGTGACGAACACTTCGAGGTCGGCGAACCGGCGCACCTGGGCGCGGGTAAGCGGCATGTCGAGATATTCCGCGATCGCCTGGGACAGCGGGCGGTTGGAGTTGCCGGACAGCAGCTTCATGGAGATATCTCGGGGTGGGGGGCGGCCGATGCGGGGGCTTCTAGCAGGCGAAGCTCTGGAAACAAGTGTTAACGGGCAGACTTTTTCGATTCCGTAATCGGACGATCGGCGGCGTGGCCTAGGCGCCTCACGCCTCCAGCATGATCGCCGACAACAAACGCCCGTAATCACCCTCGTTGTTCAGGAAGGCGCGGCGGTTGGAGAAGAACCATTCCTCTTCCGCTCGCGTGTCTCGGCCGACCCATTCGCGGCGTTCGACCCCGGCGGTTTCCAGCCGGTCCAGTACGAAGGCCGGCAAGTCGAAGAAGCGCTTGTCCTCCGAGACGCCTGGTTTGAAGAACCGGCCCGAGCCGGGGCAATCGGCCTCGAACTTGTGCAGAAAGTCGAGCCCCACCTCGTAGGATTTCGGCCCGATGCAGGGGCCGACGACGCCGGTGATGTTGGCCGGATTGGCGCCCAGCTCGACCATGCGGTCCACGGCGGCCTGGACGACGCCGTCCAAGGCCCCGCGCCAGCCGGCGTGGGCGGCGGCCACGACGCGGGCGTCCGGATCGACCAGCAGCACCGGCGCGCAGTCGGCCGCCATGGCGCCGCAGATGACGCCCGGCGTCTTGCTGACCACCGCGTCGCCCTGCGGACGCGCGTCGCCCCACGAGCCGTCGGCCGTGATCGCGATGGTCGAGTGGATCTGGTAGCAGACGTTCAGGTCGGCCGGGTCGCCGCCGAACCAGCGGGCGATGCGGGCCCGGTTCTCCTCGACGTCGGCCGGCTCGTCCTGGCTGCCGCGCCCGACGTTCAGGCTCTCGTAGATCCCCTTCGAGACCCCGCCCTGGCGCGTGAAGAAGGCGTGCTTGACGCCGGGCAGGCTGGCCAGCAGCGGCGACTGGATGGTGGGCAGGTCGGGCTTTTGAGTCATGTCGCGTCCTCGAAGAGGGGGGGCGAAAGGTCGGGCGAACACAGGCACGCCACCTTGAACAGGCTCCCCATCTGCGCCTCGCCGAGCAGCCGATCAAGCTGTCTTCCAATCTGCTCGGTCTTCTCGGGCTGGCGGGCGGCGAGGGCCTCGGCGCGGTCGAGGATGCCCAAGGCCAGCAGGAACTGGGCTTGGGTCAGGATCGGTCCAGCCTTGGCCCCGGCCTCGCGCGCGGCGGCGACCACCGACGGGAAGTCGGCCCACACGGTCAGGTCGGCCAGGCCCGCCGTCTTCAGCGGATCGACCTTCTGGTGGTTCTGGATCGCCTGCAGCGTGTCGCCGGCCTCGGGCTGGGCGCGGCCATAGTCGATCAGCAGCGCCGCGCCGCCGTCGATGCCGAGGCGATGGGCGATATCGGAGGCGATGGCGGCCTGGGCGGGGGAGGTCTCAACGACCGCGCCCGCCGCCAAATCCTCCCCCCAGAGGGGGAGGTGGTCCGAAGGACCGGAGGGGGGAGAGGCAGGGGCGGCGGGACTTCCCCCTCCGTCCGCTGCGCGGACACCTCCCCCTCGGGGGGGAGGATTTAGGGGGCGCAGTCCGAACGCCAGCTCCCCGTCCGCGCCCAGCCCGATCACCCGCTCGGCCCAGCCGTCTTGCACGCGGACGAACTGCCGAGCCGGCAGGCAGTCGAGGAGCTCGTTGGCGACAAGGATCATCGGCGCGCCGCCGGGAACCTCGTCCAGGCGGGAAGCCCAACGCGGGCGATCGCCCAGCCGCTCGGCTTGGCGAGCCTTAAGCGGTTCGGAGACCTCGACCAGCCAGACATCGGCGGCTTCCAGGAAGTCCGGCGCCACGCGCGCGGCGCGCAGCAAGTCGCTCATCAGCGTCCCGTCGCCGGGACCCATTTCGACCAGGCGGAACGGCGCGGGGCGGCCCAGGCGCGTCCAGGTCTCGACCATCCAGAGGCCGATCAGCTCGCCGAACATCTGGCTGACCAGCGGCGCGGTGATGAAGTCGCCGCCGGCGCCCAGATCGGGCCGCGTGGCGTAGTAGCCGTCGCGCGGATCGTGCAGGCAGCGGGTGAAGAACTCGGGCACGGCGATCGGCCCGTCATGGGCGATCTGGGCCTTGAGGCGCTCCAGCAGGCTCATGACGTCAGGCGGCGGGCTCGGCCGGGGCGCGCAGCGACCGCCACAGCATCCAGCCGCCCACGAGGATCATCGGCGCCGACAGCATCATCCCCATGGTCAGGCCGAACGGGAAGTCGGGCATGCCGATATCGGGATTGCGCACGTTCTCCAGCGACAGGCGGAACAGGCCATAGGCCAGCAGGAAGGTCGCGACGATCGCGCCGCGCCGTTGCAGCCACTTCAGCCGGTAGATGGCGAAGGCCAGGATCAGGAACAGCAGCAGGCCTTCGAGGCCCGCCTCGTAAAGCTGGCTGGGATGGCGCGGCAGCTCGCCGGCCGGACAGATCCCTTGCGGATGGCTGGCGCGGATCGTCTGATTACAGAAGATGATCCCCCACGGGCCGTCGGTGACCCGTCCCCACAGCTCGCCATTGATGAAGTTGGCGATGCGGCCGAAGAACAGGCCGATCGGAACCACCGGCGCGACCAGGTCGCCCAGCTTCAGCATGTCGATCTTGTTGCGCTGGGCGAACAGGGCGATCGCCGCGCAGACGCCCAGGAAGCCGCCGTGGAAGGACATGCCGCCTTCCCAGATCTTGAAGGCGTCGCTCGGGTGGGCCAGCAGCCACGTCCGCTGGGCGTCATTGGGCAGCATGTAGAACAGGATGTAGCCCAGCCGGCCGCCCAGGATGATGCCCAGGGTGATCCAGAGGACGAGGTCGTCGATCTGCAGGGGCGTGGCGGTGGGCGTGCGGCCGCCCCACAGGCTGGGCGTCCTCGTCAGGCGCACGGCGTATCGCCAGCCCAGCAGGATGCCCGCGACATAGGCCAGGGCGTACCAGCGCAGCGCCAGCGGGCCCCATTGCAGGGCGAACGAACCGATGTGAACGACCGGGTCGATGTCGGGGAAGATCACGCGCTCGGGCTCCGCTCGGGACAGATCGTCGCACCTATAGAGCCCGTTGGACGAAAATGTGAGCGGTTTCGCCGCCGCGACTCGCGCCTAAGGACTCCTTGGCTCTTCGCTTTCATCCCTTGTTTCCCATATAAGGAGGGCTCGCCCATCCGCGGGCGCGTGGAAAACCGATGCACAGCCAGAACCCGATCCTCGACGAATTCGCCAAGCTGACCCAGGCGGCCATGGGCATCGCCCAGACGGCGGGCGAGGAAGCCAAGTCCGCGATGCGGGCCCAGGCGGATCGGCTGGCGGCCGAGTTCGACCTGATCCGCCGCGACGATTTCGAGGCGCTGAAGGCCGAGGTGGCGGCGCTGCGCGAAGAGGTCGCCGCCCTGAAAGCGACCAAGAAGGCTCCGGCCAAGAAGAGCGCGGCGACGGGCGAATAACAGCCTTAACAGCTCGCCCACGGCGTGAAGCGAGTTGAGACGAACGCCGCGAAGCAGATTACTGTCCTCGGTACGTGAGCGAATCACGGCGGGGCTCACCCCCGCCCGCGCTGGCGGGGACGCAGGATTCTCATGGACACCCAACCGGAAGAAGACGACGTCCTGATGGCTCTCGATCCCCTCGAGGTGGTCGAACATGTGCTGTCGGCCGAAAACCTGACCTTTGATCGCACCGAAGACGGCGACCTGGCCTTCGCGCTGAAAGGCGACTGGAAGGACTACGAGCTGTGGTTCGCCTGGCGGCCGGAAGCCGACTGCCTGCAGCTGTGCCTGTCGCTGGACCTGCGCGCGACCAAGACCAAGCGGACCAACGCCTACGAACTGTTGGCCCTGATCAACCAGCGCGTCTGGCTGGGCCACTTCGAGGTCTGGACCGAGGACGGCGAAGTCGTGTTCCGTCACGCCCTGGCCCTGCCGGCTGGCGAGCGCCCGACCATGGCCCAGGCCGCCTCGATGATCGACGCGGCGGTGGAGGCGGCCGACCGCTTCTATCCGGCCTTCGACTTCCTGCTGCACGGCGCGAAGACCCCGGACCAGGCGATGGCCGCCTGCATGTTCGAGACGGTCGGCCAAGCCTGATTTGGTCTGGACTTTCCTTCTTCCCCTGCGGGAGAAGGCGGCTAGCAAAGCAGGTCGGATGAGGGGTTTCTCCGCGTCCGCGAGGGAGACCGGTCATGACCCCCATCCTACTCCTCGGCGCCGGACGCATGGGCGGCGCGCTGATCCAGGGCTGGCGCGAGGCTGGGGCCTTTACGGCCATCGACCTGATCGTCCGTGATCCGAACATCGAGCCCGCGGCCGTGCGTGGCGCGATCGTCAACCCGCCGCTGGAGGCGCTGGGCGCCGCCAAGACCGTGCTGCTGGCCGTCAAGCCGCAGATCTGGCGCGAGGCCGTCAAGGACGTGGTCCCGCATATCGCGCCCGACGCCGTGATCGTCTCGATCGCCGCCGGCGTGCGCGCCGCCGACATTTCCGAGGCCTTCGGCGGCCGCCGCGTGGCGCGGGTCATGCCGACCACCGCCGTCGCGATCGGACGCGGCGCGGCCAGCCTCTACGCCGAGGACGCCGAGGCCCTGGCGCGGGCCAAGGCTCTGTTCGAGCCGGTCGCGGCCGTTGCGGTCCTGCCGAACGAAGAGCTGATGCACGCGGCCACCGCCGTCTCGGGCTCGGCCCCGGCCTATCTCTACGCCTTCGTCGAGGCGCTCGAGGCGGCGGGCGCGGCGCAAGGCCTCGATCCCGCCGAAAGCGCCCGCCTGGCCCGCGCCACCATCATCGGCGCGGCCGCGCTGATGGAGCAGAGCGGCGAAGAGCCGGCGGAACTGCGCAAACAAGTCACCTCGCCTGGCGGCACCACGGCCGCGGCGCTGGCGGTGCTGATGGGCGAGGGCGGCTTTGGCGACCTGCTGCCAAAGGCCCTGGCGGCGGCGGTGGCGCGGTCGAAGGAACTGGGGGGGTAAATCCTCCCCCGCTAGGGGGAGGACTGTCTTGTGATCGCCGGCTTCTAGCGCCATCTCTTTCTCATGACCGACGACATCCTCGACCGCGCCGCCGACGCCGCCCTGGCCCTCGCCGCCGACCAGCCTTGGCCGTCCGTGTCGCTGCGCGACATCGCGGTGAAGGCCGACATCCCGTTTCCGGATCTCTACGCCAAGGCCAACAGCCGTCTGGCGGTCCTGGCGCGCGTGTCCGAACGCTTCGACTGCGCGGCGCTCGCGATCGACTACCCTCAAGGCTCGAACGCCCAGGACCGGCTGTTCGACGCGGTGATGGCGCGGCTGGAGGCGATGGAGCCGCACCGGACGGCGTTGCTGAACATCGCCAAGGCGCAGGGCGCGGTGGTCGCCGCGATGCGCTTCCCCTTCATCGCCCGCGCCCTGCTGGAAGCCGCCGGCGTGCCCGCCACCCCGCCGCGCCTGCTTGCCATGGCCGCCGTATGGGCGCGCGTGGTCCAGGTCTGGCGCGAGGACGACGCCGCCCTGAACCGCACCATGGCCGAGCTGGACAAGCGCCTGAAGCAGATGGCCCAGCGGCTTGGGATGATCGGGGCGGGGTTCTAGGGGGAGCGAAGTTTAGATGCTCCCCCGCGATGCGGGGGAGCTGTCGCGGAGCGACTGAGGGGGCGAGCTGGGCGAACGCCCCGCTAGCCCCCTCCGGCCCTCTGGGCCACCTCCCCCGCATCGCGGGGGAGGATCTGTTCAGGACTACCCCGGCAGCCGGATCAACGCTCTTAAGCCCCCCATCGTCGAGCGCGACAGCATCAGGTCCCCGCCGAGGCCCCGCGCCATGTCGCGCGCGATGGCGAGGCCTAGCCCCACGCCCTTCTCGTTCTGGTTCCGGCTCTCGTCGAGGCGTGAGAAGGGCTTGAAGGCCTCTTCGTAGCGGTCCTCGGGGATGCCCGGACCGTCGTCGTCCACCGCGATCTCGACCCCGCCGGTCTGGCGAGCGGCGGCGGTGACCTTGACGCGGTCGGCGTGGGCGACGCCGTTGTCGACCAAGTTGGCGAGCGCGCGGCGGAAGGCCAGGGGCCGGACCCGCGCCTCCAGCCCCGGCGCGATGTCGGTCTCGATCGCCGCGCCGCCGCGCTCGGCGTCGGCCACCACCCCGCCGATCAGTTCGGAGAGATCGACCACCCGCGCGTCCTCGCCGCCCTCGCCGCGGGCGAAGGCCAGGTACTCGTCGATCATGTGCTCCATTTCAGCGAGATCGCCCTTCATCGCCTCGATCTGTTCGCAGGGCTCGGCCATGGCCATTTCCAGCTTCAGGCGGGTCAGCGGCGTACGCAGGTCGTGGCTGACGCTGGCCAGGAGGGCGGTGCGCTGCTCGATGTGCCGAACGATGCGGGCCTTCATGGCCAGGAAGGCGCGGGCGGCCTTGCGCACCTCGCGCGCGCCGTGCGGCTTGAAGTCATGCTCCTCGCCCCGGCCGAAGGCGTCGGCGGCGTCGGCCAGGCGCTCGATGGCGCGGACCTGGTTGCGGATGAACAGGATGGCGATCGCCGTCAGCAGCATGGTCGCCACCACCATCCACAGGATGAAGATGTGCCCTTGGGTGGCGTAGGCCCGGTCGCGCAGGGCGTAGATCTGCAGGACCCCGCCCTTCACCTGCACCCGGATGTCGATATAGGCCGTGTAGCGGGTCGTATCGAACCAGAACGGGTTATCCAGCCGGTCGTCCAGGGCCTGTTGCAGCGACCGGTCTAGCGCCGCGAACAGCGAGGGCCGGCGGCTGGTCGGCAGCTTGCGGCCCTTCTGGAAGGCGATCGACAGGGACATCGAGTCTTCGGCCCGCTTGGCCAGCTTCTCGACGGCGGCGGGGCTGGGATCGTCCTCGTAGGACTGCACGGCCCAGGCGATGTCGCCGGCCAGGCCCTCGGAGAGCTTGCTGGTCACCGACTGCCAGTGCGCGTCGAAGAACGCCCAGGTCACGGCGATCTGCATCACCGCCACCGGCAGGATGATGATCAATAGGCTGCGGCCGAACAGCGAGGTCGGCAGCAGGCGCTTGAGGAAGGGCGGGAGGTTGAGGCGGGTGGAGAGGGGCACCTAAATCCTCCCCCCAGCGGGGGAGGTGGCGCGAAGCGCCGGAGGGGGAAGATGGCATTCCCGCCGCTGGTCGACTTTCCCCTCCGTCCGCTGCGCGGACACCTCCCCCGCTGGGGGGAGGATTTGAACGCGCCCCACCATCAATCCGGCGCCAGCCGATACCCGATCCCGCGCACGGTCTGCAGGTAGCGCGGATTCTTCGGGTCCGGCTCGATCTTGCGGCGCAGGCGCGTGACCTGGACGTCGACGGCGCGGCCAGTGGCGTCGGCGGTGTCGCGAGCCAGCTCCAGGCGGTCGACGGGTTCGTGGGCCGAGCGGGCCAGGCGGCGCATCAGCGTGACCTCGGCCTCGGTCAGGCGGATGACCTCGCCATCGCAGACGAGCTCGCCGCGTTCGGGCTCGAACGTGCAGCGGCCCAGGTTCAGGGCGGCGCTTCGTGTCCCGACCGGGCGGGCGGACGAGCGGCGCAGGATCGCCTCGATGCGCAACAGCAGTTCCTGAGGCTCGAACGGCTTGCCCAGATAGTCGTCGACGCCGTTCGACAGGCCCTCGATCCGGTCGGCGGTCTGGTCGCGGGCGGTCAGCATCAGGATCGGGGTGCGGCCGGCCTCGCCGCCCTTGGCGCGCAGGCGCTTGGTGAAGGCCATGCCGTCCTCGCCCGGCATCATCACGTCCAGCACCATCAGGTCGAAGTCCAGCGACTCGAACAGCTTGTCGGCGCCGGCCGCGTTCGAGGCGGCGGTGACGCGGAAGCCGGCGCGGCCCAGGAACTCCTTGATCAGCTTGCGCAGGCGATCGTCGTCGTCGACGACCAGCAGGTGGCGCTCGCGGCGCTCTTCTGGAGTCATGGAGTCGTCCTCAAACGTTCTGGCGCCGGGGCGCGCCGACGCCCTGGCGGGGACCGGCCAGCGCCGCCAGGATTCGCCGCGCGCCGGCCACGCCGTCGAGGCCGCCGGTGCGATAGGCCCGGGCCAGCAGCGCCCGCAGCCGCTCGGCCGTCCGCTGCTCGAAGGCCACGCCATCGGGCGTCAGGGTCGCGGGGCGGCGACGGCCGTCCAGCTCGCCCGAGCCGCGCTCGACCAGGCCCGCCTTCTGAAGGTCGGCCAGGGTGCGGCTGGCGGCCTGCTTGGACAGGCTCGTCAGCTTGGAAAGGTCCTGCACCCCGATGCCCGGCCGGCGGCGCAGCAGGAAGGCCGCGCGCCAGTGCGAACGGCCAAGGCCGACGCTCTCGCTTTCCAGCGCCGCGTCGACGGCGGCCCACAGCGAAGCCTCGGCCAGCAGGATCAGTTCCAGCCCGCCGTCCAGCTCCTCCTCGCGGAGGATCAGACGGGGATCGTCCGAACCGGGCTGCAGCGGGGCTATCATCGCGCGGAGTCCATTTTATTTGACGCGCCCACCCTCGGGGCGTCTAAGGGCCGGGTTTTTCATAAGGAGGTCTTGGGCCGATGTCTCTGGTTCCCTTCGACGATCGTGATGGTTGGATCTGGCTGGACGGCCAGTTCGCGCCCTGGCGCGAAGCGAAGGTGCACGTACTCACCCACGGCCTGCACTACGCCTCGTCCGTCTTCGAGGGCGAGCGGATGTACGGCGGCGAGATTTTCAAGCTGACCGAACATACCGAGCGCCTCTTCAAGTCGGCCGAGATCCTCGACTTCAAGATCCCATACACGGTGGCCGAGATCGACGAGGCCTGCAAGGCGACGGCCGAGAAGAATGGCCTTAAGGACTGCTATGTCCGCCCGATCGCCTGGCGCGGCAGCGAGATGATCGGCGTCTCGGCGCAACAGACCAAGATCCACGTCGCCATCGCCGTCTGGGAATGGCCGAGCTACTTCGACCCCGCGACCAAGGCCAAGGGCATTCGCCTGACCTGGGCCAAGTATCAGCGCCCGGACCCGAAGACCGCCCCGGTCGCGGCCAAGGCCGCCGGCCTCTACATGATCTGCACCA encodes:
- a CDS encoding tetratricopeptide repeat protein, encoding MFSLPLPLLGLSLLIAIALCVHVVRTGQQMYWLWIILAFQPIGGLVYFIAVIGPQLWGGRTARKVGAAARQALDPQREYREAAKAVDDAPTVANRVRLAVAATELGKHAEAERLYADSLTGMYADDPQLLLGRANALIELNRPGEALPLLEKLGETPNAGRTPHTMLALGRVYQALARDEQAETALRWAADHYPGFEGVARYTVFLARQGRKDEARAQLAEIDKRLAKTHSHFRKEAKRWRDFAAAAVGG
- the pth gene encoding aminoacyl-tRNA hydrolase — its product is MLILAGLGNPEPKYEKNRHNVGFMAVDALARKWGTAPWRARFQGLACEGQVNTPDGPVKLLLLKPKTYYNESGRAVGEAMKFFKLKPADVIVFHDEIDMAPGRFRMKAGGGAAGNNGIRSVTSQVGDAFRRGRIGVGHPGHKDAVMHYVLGDFHKVEHQWLDPMLDAIADALPFAAVGDDERYQAEVMRLAPAPKADPRKPAKSDD
- a CDS encoding 50S ribosomal protein L25/general stress protein Ctc translates to MAEIILNVEVRDGAGTGNARATRREGKVPGVLYGGGKAPVNIAVKANEFRKSLYTGKLLGHLVTLQYGEEKQSVIAKAVQFHPVTDEPIHFDLYRVDEHQLIKIEVPVHFKNQDISVGLKKGGTLEVIRHTVELACPADQIPEELVIDLANHDLGDVIRISEVKLPAGVKPAMDRDFVIANVKASSAAQSDAGDTTTEG
- a CDS encoding ribose-phosphate pyrophosphokinase; the protein is MKLLSGNSNRPLSQAIAEYLDMPLTRAQVRRFADLEVFVTIDENVRGEDVFVIQSTSYPANDNLMELLICIDALKRASGKRITAVLPYFGYARQDRKTGGRTPISAKLVANLITRSGADRVLTMDLHAGQIQGFFDIPTDNLLPSRLMADDIRKHYPMGDDLMVVSPDVGGVVRARALAKRLDDADLAIVDKRRSGPGQSEVMNIIGDVKDRRCILFDDIADSAGTLCNAAQALMSHGAKSVSAYITHGVLSGAAVDRVANSVLTELVVTDSIEASDPAKACPKIRYVSCAPLIGEAIRRIANEESVSKLFD
- the pgeF gene encoding peptidoglycan editing factor PgeF → MTQKPDLPTIQSPLLASLPGVKHAFFTRQGGVSKGIYESLNVGRGSQDEPADVEENRARIARWFGGDPADLNVCYQIHSTIAITADGSWGDARPQGDAVVSKTPGVICGAMAADCAPVLLVDPDARVVAAAHAGWRGALDGVVQAAVDRMVELGANPANITGVVGPCIGPKSYEVGLDFLHKFEADCPGSGRFFKPGVSEDKRFFDLPAFVLDRLETAGVERREWVGRDTRAEEEWFFSNRRAFLNNEGDYGRLLSAIMLEA
- a CDS encoding class I SAM-dependent methyltransferase, with translation MSLLERLKAQIAHDGPIAVPEFFTRCLHDPRDGYYATRPDLGAGGDFITAPLVSQMFGELIGLWMVETWTRLGRPAPFRLVEMGPGDGTLMSDLLRAARVAPDFLEAADVWLVEVSEPLKARQAERLGDRPRWASRLDEVPGGAPMILVANELLDCLPARQFVRVQDGWAERVIGLGADGELAFGLRPLNPPPRGGGVRAADGGGSPAAPASPPSGPSDHLPLWGEDLAAGAVVETSPAQAAIASDIAHRLGIDGGAALLIDYGRAQPEAGDTLQAIQNHQKVDPLKTAGLADLTVWADFPSVVAAAREAGAKAGPILTQAQFLLALGILDRAEALAARQPEKTEQIGRQLDRLLGEAQMGSLFKVACLCSPDLSPPLFEDAT
- the lgt gene encoding prolipoprotein diacylglyceryl transferase, which codes for MIFPDIDPVVHIGSFALQWGPLALRWYALAYVAGILLGWRYAVRLTRTPSLWGGRTPTATPLQIDDLVLWITLGIILGGRLGYILFYMLPNDAQRTWLLAHPSDAFKIWEGGMSFHGGFLGVCAAIALFAQRNKIDMLKLGDLVAPVVPIGLFFGRIANFINGELWGRVTDGPWGIIFCNQTIRASHPQGICPAGELPRHPSQLYEAGLEGLLLFLILAFAIYRLKWLQRRGAIVATFLLAYGLFRLSLENVRNPDIGMPDFPFGLTMGMMLSAPMILVGGWMLWRSLRAPAEPAA
- a CDS encoding accessory factor UbiK family protein yields the protein MHSQNPILDEFAKLTQAAMGIAQTAGEEAKSAMRAQADRLAAEFDLIRRDDFEALKAEVAALREEVAALKATKKAPAKKSAATGE
- a CDS encoding YbjN domain-containing protein yields the protein MDTQPEEDDVLMALDPLEVVEHVLSAENLTFDRTEDGDLAFALKGDWKDYELWFAWRPEADCLQLCLSLDLRATKTKRTNAYELLALINQRVWLGHFEVWTEDGEVVFRHALALPAGERPTMAQAASMIDAAVEAADRFYPAFDFLLHGAKTPDQAMAACMFETVGQA